A single region of the Methanolacinia paynteri genome encodes:
- a CDS encoding efflux RND transporter permease subunit — MIILKSPFEFIAESINKRPFVVAGLIITVLLLGIYGATMITMETGTETYLDTDKPVGSLLMHYTEIFGSDSVVLIVEGADVTRPDVLNYLESLEGDLGGQRYIAGATGIVDLIKSANGGVIPQNQADVDAVLNSLPPDYLDVLLPSKMMTLVSIPLETGVPEEAQEGIVNNVDSLIAFSNPPAGITITPTGSPAFSVEMQADMQNSMGTLIALAMIFMVIAMFVLFGHVRYRLLPVFIVFCGILSTFGVMGFAGIPVTSIVIAAFPVLIGIGVDYAIQFQSRFDEEIKRSPMKEAVFTTVTNSGPAIFFAMCATALGFVALTFLAPSPMISGFGTTCIIGIACCYLSAMIVIPTFATIVKYKPKTGGLNPLDQAESCQLDWKGCEEPPHVKPGTKGSFMERYDIAIGKLAGKIARNPAPVLVALLMLAIVGIQLDETIIIDTDEDAMVPQNMPAMISMNKLSSVVGSTDTITAFVKADSVLEPGTLRWIDDFGEYELSKQDDLTGVTSVATYLRLYNNGVLPTEATEIERVWNLLPESTKESYVNGNTETVMEFSMEDLSIPATQALIKDMQKDLDWYTPHPGMSVSYTGQSVMFGDLIDGIEETKNPMTFVGFGLILLLLILLYRKFTAVTPLVPIIMIVGWNGIIMYSLGLTYTLLTACLGAMTIGVASEYTIVMMERYLEEKEKGLDTITAIQTSVQKIGAAVSVSGLATVCGFSALTLSTSPIIQNFGIVTVIAVGFSILGAIIVMPAAISVFESINDIMKDWKRHRAGGCPKQKKKESGYAAKLSEFLKI, encoded by the coding sequence ATGATAATATTGAAATCACCTTTTGAATTTATAGCAGAATCAATAAATAAAAGACCGTTTGTCGTTGCAGGTCTGATAATTACTGTATTGTTGCTTGGGATATATGGCGCAACAATGATAACGATGGAGACTGGAACCGAGACTTACCTTGATACCGACAAGCCGGTCGGTTCCCTCCTCATGCATTACACCGAAATATTCGGGTCGGATTCCGTAGTATTGATAGTCGAAGGAGCAGATGTAACAAGACCTGATGTCCTGAATTACCTTGAGAGTCTTGAAGGAGATCTAGGCGGCCAAAGATATATCGCAGGGGCCACAGGAATTGTAGACCTTATAAAATCGGCCAACGGCGGAGTTATACCCCAGAACCAGGCTGATGTCGATGCAGTTCTTAATTCACTTCCCCCTGATTACTTAGACGTTCTTCTTCCGTCAAAGATGATGACTCTTGTAAGCATTCCTCTTGAGACAGGTGTTCCCGAGGAGGCGCAGGAGGGAATTGTCAACAATGTGGATAGTCTTATTGCTTTCTCAAATCCTCCGGCAGGAATTACGATAACTCCGACCGGAAGTCCTGCATTCTCTGTAGAGATGCAGGCGGATATGCAGAACAGCATGGGAACCCTCATCGCCCTTGCAATGATCTTTATGGTCATTGCAATGTTTGTCCTGTTCGGGCATGTGAGATACAGGCTCCTCCCTGTTTTTATCGTATTCTGCGGAATTCTCTCTACATTCGGTGTAATGGGATTTGCAGGAATACCTGTCACTTCCATTGTCATTGCGGCGTTTCCTGTTCTGATAGGCATAGGTGTTGACTATGCAATTCAGTTCCAGTCCAGGTTTGATGAAGAGATAAAAAGATCCCCGATGAAGGAGGCTGTATTTACAACCGTTACAAATTCGGGTCCTGCAATATTTTTTGCCATGTGCGCAACCGCCCTCGGATTTGTCGCATTAACCTTTCTCGCACCGTCACCGATGATTTCGGGATTCGGAACTACATGTATCATCGGTATTGCATGCTGTTATCTATCGGCAATGATAGTTATCCCTACATTTGCAACAATTGTCAAATATAAACCCAAAACAGGCGGATTAAATCCTCTCGACCAGGCCGAATCCTGTCAGCTCGACTGGAAGGGATGTGAAGAGCCCCCACATGTAAAGCCGGGCACGAAAGGCTCTTTTATGGAGAGATATGATATCGCGATCGGGAAACTTGCGGGAAAGATTGCAAGGAACCCGGCCCCGGTCCTTGTGGCTCTACTGATGCTCGCGATTGTCGGAATTCAGCTTGATGAAACGATCATAATCGATACAGACGAGGATGCGATGGTTCCGCAGAATATGCCCGCGATGATATCGATGAATAAGCTCAGCAGTGTCGTAGGTTCAACGGATACGATTACGGCATTCGTCAAGGCGGATTCTGTACTTGAACCGGGCACTTTGCGCTGGATTGATGATTTTGGAGAGTATGAGCTATCCAAACAGGATGATCTTACAGGTGTCACGAGTGTTGCAACATACCTGAGACTTTACAACAACGGAGTTCTCCCGACGGAAGCTACTGAGATTGAAAGAGTATGGAATCTTCTTCCCGAGAGCACAAAGGAGAGTTACGTAAACGGGAATACGGAAACCGTGATGGAGTTCTCGATGGAGGATCTCTCCATTCCGGCGACCCAGGCGCTTATCAAGGATATGCAGAAGGACCTGGACTGGTACACTCCGCACCCCGGCATGTCTGTCTCATATACCGGACAGTCGGTAATGTTTGGTGATCTTATCGATGGAATCGAAGAAACCAAAAATCCGATGACATTTGTCGGGTTCGGGCTGATTCTTCTGCTGTTGATATTATTATACAGGAAATTCACCGCGGTCACGCCGCTTGTCCCGATTATAATGATTGTAGGCTGGAACGGGATTATCATGTATTCTTTGGGGCTTACGTACACGCTCCTTACGGCATGTCTTGGTGCGATGACGATAGGTGTCGCATCGGAGTACACGATTGTCATGATGGAGAGATACCTGGAGGAAAAAGAGAAGGGGCTGGATACAATCACGGCTATTCAGACATCCGTCCAGAAGATTGGAGCGGCTGTTTCCGTATCCGGTCTTGCAACAGTCTGTGGTTTCTCTGCACTCACTCTTTCAACATCCCCAATAATCCAGAACTTTGGAATAGTTACCGTTATTGCAGTGGGATTCTCGA